The Gemmatimonadaceae bacterium sequence ATGCGCAGCGCACTCGTCCATGAGCCGATCGATGGCGCGGCGTTGCTCGCCGAGGTCGCGTCGCACGCCTCGGGAGCGTCCACGCTTTTTGTCGGGACTGTGCGCGACGTGAACGATGGGCGATCCGTCGTGGGCATCGACTACACAGCCTACGAGACCATGGCAGCCCGCGAACTCGCGAGCATCGTGAGCGAGGCCAGTACTCGATTCGAGACGCCGCACGTCGTGGTCGTGCATCGGCTTGGAACGCTCGACCTGGGCGAGGCCAGCGTGGCGATTGCGGTGTCGCACGAGCGACGGGCACCGTCGATGGACGCCGCCCGATGGATCATCGAGGAACTCAAGCGACGCGTTCCGATCTGGAAGCGCGAGCACTACGTCGACGGTTCGCGCGAGTGGGTCGATCCCACCCGTCTGGGGGCCGCGGTGACGGGAGGTGAACCGTGAACCAGCCCGAGACGCTCCAGGACCAGTTCGGTCGAAGCATCGAGTACCTGCGCATCTCCATCACCGACCGCTGCAACTTCCGGTGCCAGTACTGCATGCCGCTCGAAGGTCTGCAGTGGCTGCCCAAGCAGGATCTGCTCTCGTACGAGGAGATCGTCGCCGTGGTCGCGCAGCTGGCGCCGCTCGGCCTCCGCCGCCTGCGCATCACGGGCGGCGAGCCCACGATTCGGCCGGACCTCGCGTCGCTGGTGAGGCAGCTTCGCGCGGTGCCGGGCGTGGAGGACATCGCGCTCTCGACCAATGGCGTCAAGCTGCCGGCGCTGGCCTCGGAGCTGGCCGCGGCCGGGCTCGATCGTGTGAACATGAGCGCCGACTCGCTCCGCGCGGATCGCATCGTGGCCATCGCACGTCGGAACCTCGCGTTTGATCCGGTGGCGAGCGCGCGCGCGGCGGTCGACGCCGGGCTGGGTCCGGTCAAGCTGAATGTGGTCGTGCTGCGCGGCGTGAACGACGACGAGGTCACGGACTTCGCGCGATTGACGCTGACGCATCCGTTTCACGTGCGCTTCATCGAGCTGATGCCGGTCGGTGACCTGCGCGAGCTGACCTGGGAGCACGTGGTTCCGTCGGACGAAGTCCTGGCGCGCATCGCCACGTTGGGCGCGCTCGAGCCGGTCGCGGGGCCGCGCGGAAATGGTCCGGCGAAGTACCATCGCCTCGAAGGTGCGCAGGGCACCGTGGGCGTGATCACGCCGATGTCGCACACCTACTGCGGCTCCTGCAATCGGGTCCGCCTAACGGCGGACGGGCGCCTGCGGACGTGCCTGTACGGCGACCACGAGGTGAACCTGAGGGATCCGCTGCGCGCGGGGCAGCCGCTCGAGCCACTGTTTCGGCAGGCGCTCGCCGAAAAGCCCCGCGAGCACCAGCTGTTGCAGATGAAGGTGGGTGGCCTGCGCGCCCTGTCGCAGGTTGGCGGATAGCGCGCGGCCCCGGGCGGCTGATTACCTTTCGCCATCCCTCCCGCCCTTCATTTTCCCCGACACATGGTCAACAAAATCACGGTCGTTGGCGCCGGCAACGTGGGCGCCACTGCAGCGCAGCGCGTCGCCGAGAAGGAACTTGCGAAGCAGGTCGTTCTGGTCGACATCGTCGACGGTGTGCCGCAGGGAAAGGGACTCGACCAGTGGCAGTCGGCGCCGATCGAGCTGTACGACTCGCGAATCGTTGGCACGAGCGGCTACGACGAGACCGAGAACTCGGACATCGTCATCATCACCGCCGGCATCGCGCGCAAGCCGGGCATGTCGCGTGACGACCTGATGAACACGAACGCCGGGATCGTGAAGACCGTCTCCGAGAACGTGGCGCGCACGTCGCCAAACGCGATCGTGATCGTGGTCTCCAATCCGCTCGACGTGATGTGCTACGTCGCCAAGAAGGCGACGGGCTTCCCGCGTGAGCGCGTTCTGGGCATGGCGGGAGTGCTCGACACGGCGCGCTACCGCGCGTTCCTCGCCGAGGCCCTGGATATCTCGGTGCGCGACATCCAGGCGATGGTGCTCGGTGGCCACGGGGATACGATGGTCCCGCTCATCTCGTACACGACCGTGAGCGGCATCCCGATCACGCAGCTGCTCGAGCGCACCGCGCTCGACAAGATCGTGGACCGCACGCGCAACGGGGGCGCCGAAATCGTCAGCTTCCTCAAGACGGGTTCGGCGTACTACGCACCCTCGGCCGGCGCGGTGCAAATGGCCGAAGCGATCGTGCAGGATCAGAAGCGCATCCTGCCGTGCGCCGCGTGGCTCGAAGGCGAATACGGAATGAGCGGGCTGTTCCTCGGCGTGCCGTGCAAGCTGGGTCGCAAGGGGCTGGAGAAGGTGATCGAGGTGGAGCTGACTCCGGCCGAGCGTGTGGCGCTGGGCAAGAGCGCCGATGCGGTCCGCGAACCGATGGCGAAGCTCTCGTAGGCGCTCCCCCCACCGTCCGTCCACATGGCTGCTTCCACCCTGCCGTCGGCCGCCGCGTCTCCGCGGCCGGCGGGTCGGTTGCGCCGGTTCTGGGATTCGTCGGTCGGCAAGAAGACCGTCATGGCCGTTTCCGGAATCAGCGGCATCGCGTTCGTGTTCGTGCACATGGCGGGCAACCTGCAGATGTTCAAGCCGGTTGGCGCTGCCCCCGCCATGCACGACTATGCCGTCGCCCTTCGCAAGCTGGGCGCGTTGCTCTGGGTCGCGCGCCTCGGTCTGCTGGCGAGCGTCAGCGTGCACGTCGTGGCGGCGTGGCAGTTGACCATGCGCAATCGTGCCGCGCGACCCGTGGCCTACGCGCGACGACACGGACAAACGTCCACGCTCGGCGCGCGCACGATGCGCATCGGAGGCGTGGTGCTGCTCGCCTTCATCGTATTTCACATCGCCGACATGACGTTTGGCGTCGGGCACCCGGGCTTCACGCACCTCGACCCGTACAACAATCTCCGGTTGGGCTTTACCCGATGGTGGGCGACGGCGTTCTACGTGATCGCCACGGTGTTCCTGGGTCTGCACCTCTATCATGGCGCCTGGTCGTCGTGGCGCACCCTCGGCGCGCGCCGCCCGTCTCCCCATCCGCTGCATCGGCCAATCGCCGTCGTCCTCGCGGTGGTGATCGCCGTGGGACTCGCCGCCGTCCCGATTGCCGCGGCGCTCGGCGCCTTTCCCGAGGCTGCGGTGCCCCTGGAGATGGACGCGAGCGTTCTCGCGGCACCCACGGGCCCGGCCCTGCCGCCCGGAGGTGGGCGATGACTCTCGATGCCCGCATACCCTCCGGCCCGATCGCGCAGAAGTGGGACCGGCACAAGTTCGAGATGAAGCTCGTCAACCCCGCCAACAAGCGAAAGCATCACGTGCTTGTCGTGGGGTCCGGGCTCGCGGGCGCGTCGGCGGCCGCCACCATGTCCGAGCTTGGCTACCAGGTCTCGTGCTTCTGTTTCCAGGATTCGCCGCGCCGCGCCCATTCGATTGCGGCGCAGGGTGGCATCAACGCGGCCAAGAACTACCAGAACGACGGGGATTCAGTCTACCGCCTGTTCTACGACACGGTGAAGGGCGGGGACTTCCGGGCGCGCGAAGCCAACGTGCATCGGCTGGCGCATATCTCCGTCGACATCATAGACCAGTGCGTGGCTCAGGGCGTTCCGTTCGCTCGTGAGTACGGCGGCCTCCTCGCCAATCGCTCGTTCGGGGGCGCGCAGGTCTCGCGCACGTTCTACGCGCGCGGGCAGACGGGCCAGCAGCTCTTGTTGGGCGCGTACCAGGCGCTGGAGAAGGAGATCGCGAAGGGCGGCGTGAAGATGTATCCCCGCACCGAGATGCTCGACGTGATCCTGGTGAAGGGGGTCGCGCGCGGCATCGTCACGCGCGATCTCGTCACGGGCAAGGTCGAGTCGCATCTCGGTGACGCGGTGGTGCTGGCGACCGGTGGTTATGGCAACGTGTTCTTTCTCTCGACGAACGCGAAGGGGGCCAACACCACGGCCATCTGGCGCGCCCACCGCAAGGGCGCGCTGTTCGGGAACCCGTGCTACACGCAGATCCACCCGACGTGCATTCCGCAGAGCGGCGAGTACCAGTCCAAGCTCACGCTCATGTCGGAATCGCTGCGCAACGATGGTCGCGTGTGGGTGCCGAAGGCGCATGGTGACAAGCGCGCGCCGCATCAGATCCCCGAGGCCGAGCGCGACTACTACCTGGAGCGCAAGTATCCGTCGTTCGGCAACCTGTCGCCGCGGGACATTGCGTCGCGTGCAGCCAAGGAGGCCTGCGACGACGGTCGCGGTGTCGGCCCAGGGGGCCTCGGCGTCTACCTCGACTTTCGCGACGCCATTGCGCGGCTCGGCCGCGAGAAGATCGCCGAGCGGTATGGCAACCTGTTCGACATGTACCAGCGCATCACGGACGAAAATCCGTATGAGGTCCCGATGCGCATCTATCCCGCCGTGCACTACACCATGGGCGGGTTGTGGGTCGACTACAACCTGATGAGCACCATCCCGGGCCTGCACGTGCTGGGCGAGGCGAACTTCTCCGATCATGGTGCCAACCGCCTTGGTGCGAGCGCACTCATGCAGGGCCTTGCCGACGGGTACTTCATCATCCCGTACACCATCGGACACTACCTCGCCAGCAACCGGCTCGAGCCGGTGGGGAAGGATCATCCGGACGTCGTGGCCGTGGAGCGCGAGGTCGCGGAGCGTACGAAGCGCCTGCTCGACATCAAGGGCAAGCGCACGGTGCAGTCGTTCCATCGTGAGTTGGGTCGCATCATGTGGGACAAGTGCGGCATGGCGCGCGATGCGGCGGGACTCAACGAGGCGTTGCAGCGCATCCCCGCGCTCCGCGAGGAGTTCTGGGGAAACGTCACTGTGCCGGGGAGCGGGGCAGAACTCAACCAGTCCCTGGAGCAGGCCGGGCGGGTCGCCGACTTTCTGGAGCTCGCCGAGCTGATGTGCATCGACGCGCTGCACCGCGAGGAGTCCTGCGGTGGGCACTTCCGTACGGAACACCAGACGGAGGACGGCGAGGCGCTGCGCCACGACGACAAGTTTGCCTACGTCGCGGCGTGGGAGTACGGCGGTCCCGGTCAGTCGCCGACGCTGCACAAGGAGCCGTTGACCTTCGAGAACGTCCATCTCGCAACGAGGTCGTACAAGTGAACCTGACCCTTCGGGTGTGGCGACAGGCGGGTCCCTCGGCCGCGGGTGCGTTTGTCGAGTACCGCGCCCACGACGTGAGCCCCGACATGTCGTTCCTGGAGATGCTCGACGTCGTCAACGAGGAGTTGACGGCAAAGGGCGAGGCGCCGATTGCCTTCGATCACGACTGCCGCGAAGGCATCTGCGGCATGTGCGGCATGATGATCAACGGATTGGCGCATGGGCCGGTACAGGCGACCACCACGTGTCAGTTGCACATGCGTTCATTCACGGATGGTGAGACGCTGACCATCGAGCCGTGGCGTGCGGCGGCGTTTCCGGTGTTGCGTGACCTCTGCGTGGACCGTGGGGCGTTCGACCGCATCATCCAGTCCGGCGGGTACGTGTCGGTGGCGACGGGCAACGCGGTCGACGGCAATGCGATGCCCATCTCGAAGCCCGATGCGGACGCGGCGATGGATGCGGCGGCCTGCATTGGTTGCGGGGCCTGCGTCGCGGCGTGCCCCAACGGCTCCGCGTCGCTGTTCACGGCGGCCAAGGTCTCGCACCTGGGACACTTGCCACAGGGCCAGCCGGAACGCTACCGGAGGGCGCTCCGGATGGTGGCGCAAATGGACCTCGAGCACTTCGGGGGCTGCACCCTGTTCGGTGAGTGCCAGGCGGCTTGCCCCAAGGAGATCTCGATCGACGAGATCGCGCGCATGAACCGGGACTTCTTGTATGCCTCCGCGTCCGAACTGGAAGAGAGCGCGAAGACGGGCGGCGCGGGGTAACGACGGTTACTCGCGGCCCCGGCTGAGTCGGGCGCGCTTCATGGCGAGCCCGGCGTGTGATGCATAGCCAAGCCGCCTCGCGGGCACCGAGATTCCTTGGGCGCTCTCGACGTACCATGCATCGGGAAGCAGGCCTCGCGCTCGGGGTACCGGCCGAGTATCTCTGCGTTGACAACAGTCCCGTGGCGTTCGCGGATGACCAGGAGGGCCTCCGCGTCTGCACGAGCGGTATGTCGCTGTTAGGCAGGCCGTGGAGCGCCAGCAGTCCTCGGTCGAGGATCCTTCGCCTTTCAGGATGACGCCAACCATGAAACGACCTCTTCCGGTTCGCGCTTGCACGTTCCGTAGGGGATGGGCTGGCCGCTCCGAGCGTCGGCGTCACATCGCGAGGCACATCATAGCCGCTGCGGGAGCACTGTTCGCAAGCGTCGCTGGCGCTCAGCTTCCCGTGCGCGTTGATACCGTACCCGAGTTGACGCTTCTCGCGTCATCGCCGACCGGCGAAGTTCTGCTGGAAATGCCTTCGGCCGCGCTGATCGAGCCCGCAGGTGGGATCGTGGTCGCTGAAGCCGCAGCGGGGGTCGTCAAGTTCTTCGATCTCCGCGGTCAGCTCACGAGAAGCGTGGGGCGTCGGGGCTCGGGACCCGGCGAGTTCAGATCGATCTCATGGCTCGGACGCTGTGGCGCCAACGCTCAGTTGAGCGTTTGGGATCCGGCGCAGCGAAGGATGACGACTCTGAGTGCCACGGGCACTCTGCTCAGCCAACAGCCGTTCCTGCACGAGCAGTCGGCGGGACGGCCGGCGTTCTGGGTGTGCAACAGGAACGGGCTGTTTGGATTTGTCGTTCTGAGCTGGCCGAGCCCACAGACGGCGTCGGCGCGGACCGCGTCCCCGGTGTTCATGTGGAGCGATCCGAGTGCTCCTCCAGTCCAGCTCGGGACGGTGCCCGGGGTGGAGATGACGCGAACGCCCTCCGGAGAATGGTTGCCGCGGCCCCTCGGCAGGCAGCCCCATCTCGCACTCGGCCAGGCCCGTCTGTTCGTGGGATCGGCCGACTCCGGCTTTGTCACCTCCTACGACGTGGCGGGGAGTGGAACCCGGGCGATCAAGTTTGCGGTTCGCCCGAGACGGGTGAGCGCAGAGCACGTCGAGGCCGCGCTGGAGGAGATGGCGGGTCCCGTTGCGGGCGCGACACGTGACACAGTGATCGCTCGCCTGCGCGGTCTGGATGCCGCCCGAGTGCTGCCTGCTTACACTGGTCTCATCGCCGACGAGTACGGGGTGCTGTGGATCGTTCAGGGTGCACCTGGGGAGGCGCGACTTCGCCGGCTCGCGGTCGATGAAACGGGGAAGGAACTCGCCGATCTGTGGGTGCCGGGGACCCGAGTGTACGACATCGGCCGCGACCACGTTCTCGCGGGGGGCGCTGTGGATGGAATGCCCAGTATCGCGAAGTACAGACTCCACCGCCGCGGCCGGTGAGCGCATGTCCCCCGACCGGGCTGGTGGATGGTGCATGCCCAGCACCAACATCCCGCACCGGCGCGCGATTTTCGCGACTGCGCGCGACGGCATAAAGCAAGGGTAGTGCGTCGGTTACGTCCGTTGACACCGCCTGACGCGGCCGGGTACCTTCTCCGTGCCGTTCACGTGAAAAATTTCACGAAGTCAGGAGCGCGATGGATCGCACCTACCTCCCGGTTCTGCTCTTACTCGGATTCGTGGCCCTGAACGCGGTCGCGATGGTCGCCATCTCGACGATCATCCTGCGTCGCCGCCCCACGCCGGTGAAGGACCAGCCCTACGAGTCCGGCATTCCGCCGTTGGGTGACGCGCGGGAGCGCTTTTCCGTGAAGTTCTACATGGTCGCGATGTTGTTCATCATCTTCGACATCGAGACCGTGTTCATGATCCCCTGGGGGGTCTACTTCCGTCAGTTGTCGTGCACCGCGCCGCTGGTCAACCTGGCGTGTCCGGCGGGCATGACCTCGTTCTTCGGGCTCGGCGAGATGCTGGTCTTCATGGCCATCCTCGTCGTCGGCTTCGTGTACATCTGGAAGAAGGGAGCGCTGCAATGGGACTAGCGCCACGATCTGAGCGTGCGACAGTCACGGTGGACCCGCAGTCGCAGGAGGGCTGGGTCACGACGCGCCTCGATTTTCTCGTGAACTGGGGCCGGGCCAACTCGCTGTGGCCGATGCCGTTCGGCACGGCCTGTTGCGCGATCGAGTTCATGGCCACGGCGGCCAGTCGGTTCGATCTCGCGCGGTTCGGCATGGAACGCATGTCGTTTTCGCCGCGCCAGGCCGACGTGCTGATCTGCGCCGG is a genomic window containing:
- a CDS encoding molybdenum cofactor biosynthesis protein MoaE, whose amino-acid sequence is MRSALVHEPIDGAALLAEVASHASGASTLFVGTVRDVNDGRSVVGIDYTAYETMAARELASIVSEASTRFETPHVVVVHRLGTLDLGEASVAIAVSHERRAPSMDAARWIIEELKRRVPIWKREHYVDGSREWVDPTRLGAAVTGGEP
- the moaA gene encoding GTP 3',8-cyclase MoaA; this translates as MNQPETLQDQFGRSIEYLRISITDRCNFRCQYCMPLEGLQWLPKQDLLSYEEIVAVVAQLAPLGLRRLRITGGEPTIRPDLASLVRQLRAVPGVEDIALSTNGVKLPALASELAAAGLDRVNMSADSLRADRIVAIARRNLAFDPVASARAAVDAGLGPVKLNVVVLRGVNDDEVTDFARLTLTHPFHVRFIELMPVGDLRELTWEHVVPSDEVLARIATLGALEPVAGPRGNGPAKYHRLEGAQGTVGVITPMSHTYCGSCNRVRLTADGRLRTCLYGDHEVNLRDPLRAGQPLEPLFRQALAEKPREHQLLQMKVGGLRALSQVGG
- the mdh gene encoding malate dehydrogenase, which translates into the protein MVNKITVVGAGNVGATAAQRVAEKELAKQVVLVDIVDGVPQGKGLDQWQSAPIELYDSRIVGTSGYDETENSDIVIITAGIARKPGMSRDDLMNTNAGIVKTVSENVARTSPNAIVIVVSNPLDVMCYVAKKATGFPRERVLGMAGVLDTARYRAFLAEALDISVRDIQAMVLGGHGDTMVPLISYTTVSGIPITQLLERTALDKIVDRTRNGGAEIVSFLKTGSAYYAPSAGAVQMAEAIVQDQKRILPCAAWLEGEYGMSGLFLGVPCKLGRKGLEKVIEVELTPAERVALGKSADAVREPMAKLS
- a CDS encoding succinate dehydrogenase cytochrome b subunit, with translation MAASTLPSAAASPRPAGRLRRFWDSSVGKKTVMAVSGISGIAFVFVHMAGNLQMFKPVGAAPAMHDYAVALRKLGALLWVARLGLLASVSVHVVAAWQLTMRNRAARPVAYARRHGQTSTLGARTMRIGGVVLLAFIVFHIADMTFGVGHPGFTHLDPYNNLRLGFTRWWATAFYVIATVFLGLHLYHGAWSSWRTLGARRPSPHPLHRPIAVVLAVVIAVGLAAVPIAAALGAFPEAAVPLEMDASVLAAPTGPALPPGGGR
- a CDS encoding fumarate reductase/succinate dehydrogenase flavoprotein subunit; this encodes MTLDARIPSGPIAQKWDRHKFEMKLVNPANKRKHHVLVVGSGLAGASAAATMSELGYQVSCFCFQDSPRRAHSIAAQGGINAAKNYQNDGDSVYRLFYDTVKGGDFRAREANVHRLAHISVDIIDQCVAQGVPFAREYGGLLANRSFGGAQVSRTFYARGQTGQQLLLGAYQALEKEIAKGGVKMYPRTEMLDVILVKGVARGIVTRDLVTGKVESHLGDAVVLATGGYGNVFFLSTNAKGANTTAIWRAHRKGALFGNPCYTQIHPTCIPQSGEYQSKLTLMSESLRNDGRVWVPKAHGDKRAPHQIPEAERDYYLERKYPSFGNLSPRDIASRAAKEACDDGRGVGPGGLGVYLDFRDAIARLGREKIAERYGNLFDMYQRITDENPYEVPMRIYPAVHYTMGGLWVDYNLMSTIPGLHVLGEANFSDHGANRLGASALMQGLADGYFIIPYTIGHYLASNRLEPVGKDHPDVVAVEREVAERTKRLLDIKGKRTVQSFHRELGRIMWDKCGMARDAAGLNEALQRIPALREEFWGNVTVPGSGAELNQSLEQAGRVADFLELAELMCIDALHREESCGGHFRTEHQTEDGEALRHDDKFAYVAAWEYGGPGQSPTLHKEPLTFENVHLATRSYK
- a CDS encoding succinate dehydrogenase/fumarate reductase iron-sulfur subunit yields the protein MNLTLRVWRQAGPSAAGAFVEYRAHDVSPDMSFLEMLDVVNEELTAKGEAPIAFDHDCREGICGMCGMMINGLAHGPVQATTTCQLHMRSFTDGETLTIEPWRAAAFPVLRDLCVDRGAFDRIIQSGGYVSVATGNAVDGNAMPISKPDADAAMDAAACIGCGACVAACPNGSASLFTAAKVSHLGHLPQGQPERYRRALRMVAQMDLEHFGGCTLFGECQAACPKEISIDEIARMNRDFLYASASELEESAKTGGAG
- the ndhC gene encoding NADH-quinone oxidoreductase subunit A, which produces MDRTYLPVLLLLGFVALNAVAMVAISTIILRRRPTPVKDQPYESGIPPLGDARERFSVKFYMVAMLFIIFDIETVFMIPWGVYFRQLSCTAPLVNLACPAGMTSFFGLGEMLVFMAILVVGFVYIWKKGALQWD